One window from the genome of Candidatus Eisenbacteria bacterium encodes:
- a CDS encoding PAS domain S-box protein encodes MDTLTQTLRRSLGRCRFGLYVRSGDGGKPVLRSSSLRWTPPANLAPVLEDAAAWKSPLPGKPLPLPARPGRSPASPAKRGVFLLPIGDEEGVAAILAFGATSSGPHPLGSARGRESIAAAIASRLRAETCGRAHRELASVHEILLSSLPLGVILIDSAGKVLDLSPEAEKVLGFRRGEAIGSDCLRVFRPAGIGDNPLLLGLKGKATRAELYLLDRDGSEKPVWVQMQRIPPGAGESADGLLVLLRDTSEERAFEEDRRRRERLASIGELSAGVAHEIRNPLTGIGNCAQVLRDRIAREDPMQRLVQIILDEATRLNRIVDSLLSYARPGQPRLRQEEIHGILMRVLEIEGERMRRLGISVELKARGRIPAIHIDPEQITQVLLNVFRNAVEAMPDGGHLAVESSVIRRRPHLRRGIGQRKSDRIRYDREAPLKRYLQIRVRDTGKGISKEALGRIFDPFFTTRSKGTGLGLSISQSIIMEHGGFITVHSIENKGTTVMIDLPIERREGERRKANG; translated from the coding sequence ATGGATACCCTGACACAGACGCTCCGGCGGTCGCTCGGGCGATGCCGCTTCGGGCTCTACGTGCGAAGCGGCGACGGCGGAAAGCCCGTGCTGCGCTCCTCGAGCCTCCGGTGGACGCCTCCGGCCAACCTCGCGCCGGTTCTCGAGGATGCCGCCGCCTGGAAGAGCCCGCTTCCCGGAAAGCCCCTCCCTCTCCCCGCGCGGCCGGGCCGTTCTCCCGCGAGTCCCGCGAAGCGCGGAGTCTTCCTTCTTCCGATCGGCGACGAGGAAGGAGTGGCCGCGATCCTCGCGTTCGGGGCGACATCGAGCGGCCCGCATCCTCTGGGAAGCGCCAGGGGTCGGGAATCGATCGCGGCGGCCATCGCCTCGCGCCTGCGGGCCGAGACCTGCGGGCGGGCGCATCGAGAGCTCGCGAGCGTGCATGAGATCCTTCTTTCGTCCCTTCCTCTGGGAGTCATCCTGATCGACAGCGCCGGGAAGGTCCTGGATCTCAGTCCGGAAGCGGAGAAGGTGCTCGGGTTCCGGAGGGGGGAGGCGATCGGATCGGATTGCCTCAGGGTCTTCCGGCCCGCGGGCATCGGCGACAACCCCCTTCTGCTCGGCCTGAAGGGAAAGGCGACGCGGGCCGAGCTCTACCTCCTCGATCGAGATGGGAGCGAGAAACCGGTCTGGGTGCAGATGCAGAGGATCCCGCCGGGCGCGGGAGAGTCGGCCGACGGGCTCCTGGTCCTTCTGCGCGACACATCCGAGGAGCGCGCGTTCGAGGAGGACAGGCGGAGGCGCGAGCGCCTGGCATCGATCGGAGAACTCTCGGCCGGCGTCGCGCACGAGATCCGCAATCCGCTGACGGGGATCGGCAACTGCGCGCAGGTCCTCAGGGATCGCATCGCGCGCGAGGATCCGATGCAGCGGCTCGTCCAGATCATCCTGGACGAGGCGACCCGGCTCAACCGCATCGTCGATTCCCTCCTGTCCTACGCCCGCCCGGGTCAGCCCCGTCTGCGGCAGGAGGAGATCCACGGGATCCTGATGCGCGTCCTCGAGATCGAGGGTGAGCGGATGAGGAGGCTTGGAATCAGCGTCGAGCTGAAGGCCCGCGGGCGGATCCCGGCCATCCATATCGATCCGGAGCAGATCACCCAGGTCCTCTTGAATGTATTCCGCAACGCGGTCGAGGCGATGCCCGACGGGGGCCACCTGGCCGTGGAGTCCTCCGTGATCCGCCGCCGGCCGCACCTGCGCCGCGGAATCGGCCAGCGCAAGAGCGACAGGATCCGCTACGATCGAGAAGCGCCTCTGAAGCGATACCTGCAGATCCGCGTCCGCGACACCGGCAAGGGGATCTCGAAGGAGGCGCTGGGGAGGATCTTCGACCCGTTCTTCACGACGCGATCGAAGGGGACCGGGTTGGGGCTGTCCATCTCGCAATCGATCATCATGGAACATGGCGGGTTCATCACGGTGCACTCGATCGAGAACAAGGGGACCACGGTGATGATCGATCTTCCGATCGAGAGGAGGGAAGGTGAGAGACGGAAAGCAAATGGATGA